From a region of the Scyliorhinus torazame isolate Kashiwa2021f chromosome 15, sScyTor2.1, whole genome shotgun sequence genome:
- the c15h2orf49 gene encoding ashwin has product MAVAEVGLREFDSQLLLHPEILSGDFLLHLLQQRKITTENLHDAQKDQIVEVYIQHVIPLPQRELPKNRWGKMMAEKRGQQPMCATESKRSSMEGSRKRPLIVFDGSSTSTKIKLMKTENAMADQVKPLPPRIMGTSPKNNLAIQPSSTNILTDNNTVKSPIRNVVPSNGMAAVKHGGNMPLKTSPLLYSTSGGTNPIKLKRALANDGEGDAPVSFKIYRF; this is encoded by the exons ATGGCGGTTGCTGAGGTCGGCCTGAGGGAGTTTGATTCGCAGCTGTTGCTGCACCCGGAGATCCTGTCCGGCGACTTCCTCTTGCATCTTTTGCAGCAG AGAAAAATAACTACTGAGAACCTCCATGACGCTCAGAAGGATCAGATTGTTGAAGTGTATATTCAGCATGTCAttccactgccacagagagagcTGCCCAAGAATAGATGGGGAAAAATGATGGCTGAAAAAAGAGGACAACAGCCCATGTGTGCTACAGAGAGTAAAAG ATCATCAATGGAAGGCTCAAGGAAAAGGCCTCTAATTGTGTTTGATGGCAGCTCTACAAGTACGAAAATAAAACTGATGAAGACCGAAAATGCAATGGCTGATCAAGTAAAGCCGTTGCCACCAAGGATCATGGGTACCAGTCCCAAGAATAACCTTGCTATCCAGCCAAGTAGCACAAATATTCTGACCGATAATAATACAGTCAAAAGTCCAATTCGAAATGTTGTACCCAGCAATGGTATGGCTGCCGTGAAGCATGGAGGCAATATGCCTTTGAAAACCTCACCATTGCTTTACTCAACATCTGGAGGCACCAACCCCATAAAACTAAAGCGAGCACTTGCAAACGATGGAGAGGGAGATGCACCAGTAAGTTTTAAAATTTACCGTTTTTAG